Below is a window of Corvus cornix cornix isolate S_Up_H32 chromosome 2, ASM73873v5, whole genome shotgun sequence DNA.
AGGGCAGTCCTCACCACAAACCACACTTGCACCATGAAATCATCAATCTTCAAACAAGACAAGACTTCCAGAAGGATGGAATAACACTTTGTTGTGTTAACACTGGACACCTTATTCATCATTCCAAGgttcaaaagggaaaaaaaatactttaatgcagaaggaaaactaaATCCAGATGAGAAGGATTTGcagctgttttcagaaagaacagCTCAGTGATGTTTggactaaattttaaaatggtaagATACAGATTATAGTCTAACCCAGgacagttttcaaaatattttctgagaacTATTCTATCAAGATTCAGTCTCACAGTCTTCCCCAGCTTCTACTATGCAAAACACATCTATGAATTTAAACTCAGGCTTTTAGCTCTCAGCCATCACATGCTCACAGATAGAGCTCTGTCTACTGAAGCactaaaacaaacaacagaatttcagtCAGTGTTTATTCATAAGCTACACTGCTTAACCAACTGCTAGCACCCAGCATCTGGAAGCTCCATAGACCTCCAGGTAAGACAGGTGACAAGGTGATGGCAGGAACATATTCACAAACCTCTCCCCACCTACAGTTTTCGTGACTACAGCACAAGCAGATGTTTTAAGTTTCAAAAATGCTTCAGAGACTCACCTAACTTACAGGTAACAGCTACAACTCACCTACCTGAGGACCGTCCTTCAGCGTAGCAGCCGCAGGAAAGGATGGGCTTCCCCACAGCCTCTGCCATTAGCGGAGGCCACAGATAGTGTGTCCTGTCATATTTCGTGCTAGGGCAATTAGTTGGTGGAACTGCATCCTTCTGGTGGTAGGCCTGGGAATGGGCTGAGGAACTTGCCCCATTTGGTTCTTGATGTGCCCAGGTCTCCCCATATTGCTGACAGCCTCCCCTAGCTGATATGGGGTCTGTTAGGGCACAGAAGAGGTAGTGAAGGAAGAAGGTCAAAACTCAACCCAATAAGGACTGTGTTAAGAAGGGTATGGACTAACACCTCCCTTTCCATAAAGAATTAAGAAAAGATCACTGGCACAAAACAAGCTTAAGCACAGTGGCAAAATGCACAGGCATGTCATGATTTTTCAGACTCAAACAGAACACAATTACTCAGGCAGTAAAGAAGAGAATTTGAAGGCTGCATTTGGATCACTTTCATTGGAAATCAACACAAAAGTACAAACAACAACCTCAGCTAAAGAATCAGCTGCTGGAAGCTACAGCATGCTGCCAATGAATGAGAAGATTGATAAGAAACCCAACATCCCTAAAACAGTTTTGTCTTGACTAAACTCATGAGTTGTAAAAATCAAAAGTGACACTAGTCGGTCGGAGAAAGTACTTTAAAAGCAAGTATCTCTCCCCTCATTTGCTACTCACTCACAAACGTATTCAGGTCATTGCTACACCATTTCAACAGCAGGAAAGAGCAATCATACAAAGTATTTTCTAAACAtaataaagcattttaagtACAGAATACAAACATGTAGCTCAAAAAAGTCTccaattttctttccagtgcagCCCTTCTATCCACCTTGTCTTCTCCTTGCACTCCACAGTGTTGAGAGTGATAATACCTACCTGACACCCCTTCGCCCTTCTTCACGCAAAATTTGAATTCTTTCAATATCAAtcctctgcagaaaacagctaTGGGTAATTGTGGATACAAATATgcagctagcaagaatttctcttgcttctttccagtcccgtgagataCGTTTCTCTCTCACAAAGATATTtgcagagttctataaactatgaacatCTGCAAccctgcagagctttgtttatggtacagtagaaaagtattttgacaatgatgttttaggattttagccaatcaccccaaggggtggctgatcctttgaccaattagactatgaagaaaaaaagtctattaaagagttgtaaaataattaaataaatcaatcttgctgcacaattcctgcctgctggatctctcttctcctccctattACTGCGGGATACCGTGATAGGCTTTTTCTCCAATTTCTATTTAACAGACTTACTAGAGGCCTTTTTCagttatgatttttctttttttgtaacacatgaagaaacagaatttcttaTAGGTAAAAGCTGACCGCTGTTACCATGCTGCAGTCTGGTAAAAATATCACATCAACAGAACTAGCTAAAGGAAAAGGTTATCTACAAAAAAAGTCTTATCAAGCTACTAGGTCGGCAGATCAAGAATCTGACTCCAAGGATGAGGTCTGATGGCATTACAACACTTTATGCAGCCCTTACCTGTGAGACTACTAAGCCCACAAGTGAGATTTTGCTGAAATAATCTCTCCAGCAAGATTAATGATTACAGTTTCAGGCACAAGTGAACTGCAATTTCCAGCAGTggaataaatttaaaaccaacTAATAATGTCCCATGCAGTAAAGTGTCTAAATTCAAACTAATGCTTTTGTTACTTTGCTTCTAAATCCCGAATCATCAGAAAGTCACACTATTTTACACAATAGACTTTCATATTATAACTAGCAGCATCTGAGCAACAAGATATTAAATACAACCATCTGTTGATTTATATCTGTGTAAACGCTGAGACACTatactgaaattttaaagtcTCACTTTGATATCCACCACATGATTCTCCAGGCACACAGCTCCATTATGTTTAACCTGCCCAATAAGTGATGGGATAGAAACTCACATAAAAACCTCGTGGCAAGAACCCTTCAGAAGCTGAGAAGGATTTATGTGGGAAGAGTATTAGTTGTTAGTATTCAAAAGTTAGTGTCAACTTCCAGTTCAAAGCATACTACCTTCTATGTTGTAAAACAAATACAACTGATTCACTGTCTGCAAAACAgaagcactgctgctcctgaaatGAGGCGTATAAGTGCACTACTCTCACTCTGACTAGAAACACGAGAGTTTATATGCAAGTATGctacaaacaaaaccaaagagacACCTGAAAGGGTTCTGTCTCTTCACAAAAGCAGCACTTCTACAGCTGACCCTCAAACTTGTTCTCTGCCCACCCAAAATTTTTCCAGACATCTACAGAGGAGCCACAAGGCACAGAAATGCCCTTTCCAAGGGCACGCTACTATCAAAGTCACAAAGAGGCCTAGATCAAATGCACACTGATCTCTTAAGCACCCGTTATCATCTTCGCTGCAATAGGGATTGTAAATTACAGCTGAGGATCAGAACTAGAAGTAAGGAGGTTGTAATTAAGAGGATTTGGTTTTGTCAGGTTTTGATTTGTTTAAGGAACAGTGTCAAGTTGGCAAGAACAGTTGGATCAGACGAGAAAAATCACTGTGAATTACTTTAATTAGCGTTGCACAGCCCTGTATTCAGAGATACATCTATAAACCTCCCCAACACATACACCTTCCCGAATGAGAACCAACCGGCAGCTCTCCGTGCAGGGAAGTGTAACTCATGAAtgagctcccagagcagcagcagcctggcgTCTCTTAACAGGTCTGAAATCAATTTACTGCTGCCCTAGTGTCAGGAGGATTTTATGAGACACACTTTCCTACTCTCATTGGGAAAAATGGCCACCCGTGGCTGTCTGAAACACCCGGTGAGATGACAGACCCACCGAGAATTTGGCACACTGGGTCGATTTACGTTCCGAAGGTGCTGCGGATGCTTCTGGAAACTACATTTCAGGTCGTGTGCCTCATTTACACCCGATTACGCGAACACACAGGGACGAGCACCTCTCGATGCCTCGTCCTGCTGGAGTTTCCTACTCGCCCGAAGGAGTCGCTTGGGCGAGAGCGTGAGGACCCCCAAACTTCGGAGCCTCAGCCCCCGTTCCGGCCGGGCCCTCCCACCCCCAGCCGGGCTCGGGGCGGGTCGCGGCTCACCTTGGGCGATGGCGATGGACTCGAAGCGGTGGAGCTCCCGCAGCAGGCAGCTCCGCTCGGTGGAGTGCAGGCTGTAGATGAAGTCGCGGGCCCCCTGCGCCGTGTTCAGCGCCTCCATCGGCTCCTTCTTGGGGTGCGTGCCGAGCGCCCGCGACCCTCGCGGGAGGAGCAGCCCCTCGGCGCCGCCCCGCAGGCTGCCCAGGCGGCGACGGCAGCAGCACCGCGGGCCCCGCAGCGAGCCCAGGCAGGACGAAGGGACGGCGGCGGGGCCCCCCGGCCGCCCCAGCAGCAGCGCCGCCCGGCCGAGCCACGCCGACATGGAGCCGGGGAAGGGCGCGGCGCTCGGGCCGCCAGAACCGCCCGCGGCCGAGTCGCCCGGGCCGCGCTCCCACGGCTGCTCCGCCGGTGGGGCCGGGCGGTCCGCGCCAGGCACCGCCCCGCCGAGCTCCCGCCAacagcggcggcagcgccgccccgccccggccccagcccagccccgctccgctccgctccgctcggGGAGCCTCGGCTGCAGGGCGGGGCGCAGGGGCCTGAGGGGCGGCCCCGCGCAGGCGCCCGCCCGGCCGCTCTGAGGGGAGCGGGTCGGCCGCGCCCGGCGACTCCGAGCCTCGGCCCTGAGGAGCGCTGCTTCCCAAATCCTTTACGTTACACCCACTGTTATGGTGCCTGAGAGCCCACAGGGCTTCTCGCAGCGCCAGgttccagcagctcagcagggcaACAGAAATGAGGTTTTGCTTGTCTTTCCCGTTTTCCAGGCCCTTGCTTTACAGTATTGTGGTGTTGCATCATCCAGTTTTAGGTTTAGTACACTTTGTTTGCATATAGCGTTtgtattctttttaattaattggcAGGTATTCTACCCGACACACCCggaacagttaaaaaaaaaaaaaaaaaacaaaccaaacacattCAGGACAGAATTTATGTCTTGAGGGAACAGAGGATGCTTTAAAACCACGTTTGGTTTTAAACCTCACTTGGCTTCGCTGCTACAAATACCGTCCT
It encodes the following:
- the TMEM65 gene encoding transmembrane protein 65 isoform X1 yields the protein MSAWLGRAALLLGRPGGPAAVPSSCLGSLRGPRCCCRRRLGSLRGGAEGLLLPRGSRALGTHPKKEPMEALNTAQGARDFIYSLHSTERSCLLRELHRFESIAIAQDPISARGGCQQYGETWAHQEPNGASSSAHSQAYHQKDAVPPTNCPSTKYDRTHYLWPPLMAEAVGKPILSCGCYAEGRSSEKLEVAPPSPGQLRHVFFHNALPFVGFGFLDNAIMIAAGTQIELSIGVVLGISTMAAAALGNLVSDLAGLGLAGYVEALASRLGLSIPDLTPKQADMWQTRLSAHLGKAIGVTIGCILGMFPLLFFGEEEEKLEEK